A single window of Cataglyphis hispanica isolate Lineage 1 chromosome 2, ULB_Chis1_1.0, whole genome shotgun sequence DNA harbors:
- the LOC126858451 gene encoding LOW QUALITY PROTEIN: dnaJ homolog subfamily C member 7 (The sequence of the model RefSeq protein was modified relative to this genomic sequence to represent the inferred CDS: inserted 2 bases in 1 codon), whose product MASSDLANSSVPLNATTNVEKTAEIIIELAESKKEVANQYYSQKQYKKALIGYNEVIAMCPNVSRYYGNRAACYMMLGQYRDALTDAKKCIELEPTFSKAYIRMIKCCLILGDIVEAETILKKLLEFDPNNESIAAEQRDLAYVQKFLKDADASYNAKDYRKVVYCMDRCCDISTSSTRFKLTKAECLALLGRYQEAQDIANDILHIDKQNADAIYIRGMCLYFQDDVDRAFXHFQQVLRLAPDHAKALEIYKRAKCLKKKKEEGNAAFKREQYQEAYNLYNEALTIDPHNIMTNAKLHFNKATVAAKLGRLSESITECSEALKLNENYLKALLKRATIYMDLEEYEEAVRDLEKACKMDKNNRETKRLLAKAKLLLRKSKRKDYYKILGIDKNASTEDIKKAYRKRALDHHPDRHANASEGEKREQEKKFKEVGEAYGILSDPKKRSRYDRGHDLDDNESSFQDMDPNAMFHFFCQDGGGFQFQFQDGGFPGGFQFQFPG is encoded by the exons ATGGCGTCATCAGATTTGGCCAACTCTTCAGTTCCTCTTAATGCTACGACAAATGTTGAAAAGACAGCGGAAATTATTATAGA attggcagaatcaaaaaaagaagttgctaatcaatattattctcaaaaacaatataaaaaggcATTAATTGGTTACAATGAAGTTATTg caaTGTGTCCTAATGTATCACGTTACTATGGCAATAGAGCAGCATGTTATATGATGCTTGGACAATATCGAGATGCATTAACAGATGCTAAAAAATGTATCGAATTAGAACCAACATTTTCCAAA gcaTACATAAGAATGATCAAATGTTGCTTGATCTTGGGTGATATTGTAGAAGCTgaaactatattaaaaaaacttctaGAGTTTGATCCTAATAATGAATCAATAGCTGCAGAACAAAGAGATTTAGCATATGTACAAAAGTTTCTTAAAGATGCTGATGCTTCTTATAATGCTAAGGATTATCGCAAA gtTGTATATTGTATGGATCGTTGTTGTGACATAAGCACATCTAGCACACGTTTTAAGTTAACCAAAGCAGAGTGTCTAGCCCTTTTAGGAAGGTATCAAGAAGCTCAAGATATTGCAAA TGATATCTTACATATTGATAAGCAAAATGCTGATGCGATATATATTCGTGGAATGTGCTTATATTTCCAAGACGATGTTGATAGagcttt acattttcaacAAGTACTGCGACTTGCACCAGACCATGCCAAAGCACTAGAAATATACAAG agagcaaaatgtttaaagaagaaaaaagaagaaggcaATGCAGCATTTAAAAGGGAGCAATATCAAGAAgcatataatctttataatgaaGCATTAACTATTGATCCACACAATATTATGACTAATgctaaattacattttaataaagcaaCAGTAGCAGCTAAG ttAGGAAGATTGAGTGAATCCATAACAGAATGTAGTGAAGCTCTAAaacttaatgaaaattatttgaaagctCTTCTCAAAAGAGCAACTATTTATATGGACCTTGAAGAATATGAAGAAGCAGTCCGAGATCTCGAAAAAGCATGTAAAATGGATAAGAATAATCGTg aaacCAAACGATTACTTGCAAAAGCGAAATTATTGCTAAGGAAGTCCAAGAGGaaagattattacaaaattttaggtattgataaaaatgcatCAACTGAGGATATCAAAAAAGCATATAGAAAACGAGCTTTAGATCATCAtccag atcgTCATGCTAATGCAAGTGAAGgggaaaaaagagaacaagaaaaaaaatttaaagaagttGGAGAAGCTTATGGAATTCTCTCAGATCCCAAAAAACGATCTCGTTATGATCGTGGTCATGATTTAGATGATAATGAGAGTAGTTTCCAAG ATATGGATCCCAATGCTATGTTCCACTTCTTCTGTCAAGATGGAGGGGGTTTTCAATTTCAGTTTCAGGATGGTGGCTTTCCCGGTGGTTTCCAATTTCAATTTCCAGGTTAA